A genomic stretch from Anaerolinea thermophila UNI-1 includes:
- a CDS encoding nuclease-related domain-containing DEAD/DEAH box helicase translates to MAEVIGNLRENATEGEKRTLKFLKQNLPKEFTVYVEPQVFSEREMRYPDFIVVSNYGYVVLEVKDWIQIQKVDPQRAFIVTKKGEIREEKNPVYLAREYGFQVEAEIKKRQNQMGKEKAEKISWSYAAVLPNLPQSVITQLWKAWGEGFVWGISDLSLPDLLLARMKNIFPDYRLQKGGLTREQLNLIRGVIFPIVEISRPEGTVFLDQTQESVVAEPVHVEKTIETKAQKKEAHLQSLFESLQPQESVQEEELPPEGRKLVQNISIRLLRGYAGSGKTLVLIQRARYLSKIYPDWKIAVVTFNKLLQQWLESELESTEVKVRTFHGMCLSVLPKNLQEEDDQKEMLLDRWLDSVEQTYPIIDIVGKAALKQEINWIRDMGILRSEDYLQIERHGLGAKLRLSKTYREGVFNLLEAYRQYLRQNTLWDWQELPYYALECLQDPQHSSISKFNAILIDEAQDWAPVWLRVIQYFLIPENGLLFLADDPSQSIYRLFSWKEKGIEVVGRTRWLRTPYRNTWEIYNAAYQLIKGNPEIEKSLQETGEPVAPELSPDQMRHGAKPILKRCSDIADELTFIKNTVYVLTQQNIRENQIAVLVRFKKDMEAIKSELRGTEVVVNPIHGFKGLEKQAVIIPYLQKFTTSDETAELRLLYMAMTRARSQLYLSYSGTLPRIFERLKGSEWIDFLGM, encoded by the coding sequence ATGGCTGAAGTCATTGGAAATCTCAGAGAAAATGCTACCGAAGGTGAAAAGAGGACATTGAAATTCCTCAAACAAAATTTACCTAAAGAATTTACCGTTTATGTTGAACCGCAGGTTTTTTCGGAGCGCGAGATGCGTTATCCGGACTTTATTGTGGTAAGTAATTATGGATACGTCGTCCTGGAAGTAAAAGATTGGATACAAATTCAGAAGGTTGATCCTCAACGTGCTTTTATTGTTACAAAAAAAGGAGAAATTAGAGAAGAGAAAAATCCTGTTTATCTTGCTCGAGAGTATGGCTTTCAGGTAGAAGCAGAGATAAAAAAACGGCAAAACCAAATGGGCAAAGAAAAAGCCGAAAAAATATCCTGGAGTTATGCGGCGGTTCTACCGAATTTACCACAATCTGTAATTACCCAATTATGGAAAGCATGGGGAGAGGGATTTGTTTGGGGGATTAGTGACTTGAGTTTGCCCGACCTGCTCCTTGCTCGCATGAAAAACATCTTTCCTGATTATCGTTTGCAAAAAGGGGGACTCACGCGGGAACAATTGAATCTGATTCGGGGCGTTATTTTTCCGATTGTTGAAATCAGCCGTCCAGAAGGCACAGTATTTCTTGACCAGACGCAGGAAAGTGTTGTGGCAGAACCTGTGCATGTTGAGAAAACTATAGAGACGAAAGCACAAAAGAAAGAAGCCCATCTTCAGAGTTTATTTGAAAGTCTTCAGCCACAGGAAAGTGTGCAGGAAGAAGAACTTCCTCCAGAGGGGAGAAAACTTGTTCAGAATATTTCTATTCGCCTCTTGCGAGGTTATGCGGGGAGTGGCAAAACGCTGGTGTTGATTCAACGTGCTCGTTATCTGTCCAAGATTTACCCGGATTGGAAAATCGCCGTTGTGACTTTCAATAAACTGCTACAGCAGTGGCTTGAGAGTGAATTAGAAAGCACCGAGGTTAAAGTCAGGACTTTTCATGGGATGTGTCTTTCTGTGTTGCCCAAGAATTTACAGGAAGAGGATGACCAGAAAGAGATGTTATTGGACAGGTGGCTTGATTCGGTTGAGCAGACTTATCCAATCATCGACATAGTCGGTAAAGCCGCGCTTAAACAAGAAATTAACTGGATCCGGGATATGGGGATTCTTCGCTCTGAGGATTACCTTCAGATTGAGAGACATGGATTAGGGGCAAAACTCCGTCTCTCGAAGACATATCGAGAAGGGGTGTTCAATCTCCTTGAGGCGTATCGTCAGTATCTTCGCCAGAACACGTTATGGGATTGGCAGGAATTGCCCTATTATGCTCTGGAGTGCCTGCAAGATCCTCAACATTCTTCTATTTCAAAATTCAACGCCATATTGATTGATGAGGCTCAGGATTGGGCACCAGTATGGTTACGCGTGATTCAGTATTTCCTCATTCCGGAGAATGGACTGCTGTTTCTCGCCGATGATCCTTCGCAGAGTATTTATCGGTTATTTTCCTGGAAAGAAAAAGGAATTGAAGTGGTGGGAAGAACCCGATGGTTACGCACCCCGTACCGCAATACCTGGGAGATTTATAACGCTGCCTATCAACTCATCAAGGGGAACCCTGAAATTGAGAAGTCTCTGCAGGAAACTGGAGAACCTGTTGCTCCTGAATTATCTCCTGACCAGATGCGCCATGGAGCAAAGCCCATTCTTAAGCGGTGTTCAGACATCGCTGATGAACTGACGTTTATTAAAAACACGGTCTATGTATTAACTCAACAAAATATCCGTGAAAATCAAATTGCCGTGCTGGTGCGTTTCAAGAAGGATATGGAAGCAATTAAGTCAGAATTAAGAGGGACTGAGGTAGTTGTGAATCCCATCCATGGGTTCAAAGGTTTGGAAAAGCAAGCAGTCATTATTCCCTATCTTCAAAAATTTACCACATCTGATGAAACCGCAGAACTCCGTTTGCTCTACATGGCGATGACCAGAGCCCGTTCACAATTGTATTTAAGTTATTCGGGCACCTTACCGCGGATTTTCGAAAGACTCAAGGGTAGCGAATGGATAGATTTTCTGGGGATGTGA